The Candidatus Delongbacteria bacterium genome window below encodes:
- the pssA gene encoding CDP-diacylglycerol--serine O-phosphatidyltransferase, translating to MLKIKHNDISILDSPIQFREKIIELIKNAEKRIFITALYIQNDEAGREILELISERKRLVPDLQVEIFVDFHRAQRGLIGDDNQEGNNVLYSKYVSNESSPLNIYGVPVKIYEAFGVLHMKGYIFDNTLLYTGASLNNVYLHKFDKYRLDRYFIIDSRPLTDCMCSYLKKYFLSNDSLVKFSNANKTNSKSIKEKIKVFVKHLRSSTYDSLNYCKGGKGDICIQPIIGFGKKENHLNNIILELIRKAEVSLKIYTPYFNMPRTILKELKKAIQRGIKITIIAGDKTANDFYIDPEKPFNKIGVLPYLYEMNMKKFLDKYHSYIESNMLSILLWKDGTNSFHLKGVETDEKYYLFTGHNLNPRAWNLDLENGLLVSDLNKTMKESLEKEFSFITQNTTKIIHSNEMECLDDYPEQVRRYIKNIRRIKLDLLVKKLL from the coding sequence TTGCTCAAAATTAAACATAACGATATTTCGATTCTTGATTCACCAATTCAATTTAGAGAGAAAATAATAGAATTAATTAAAAATGCAGAGAAGAGGATTTTTATAACAGCACTTTACATTCAAAATGATGAGGCTGGAAGAGAGATTTTAGAATTAATTTCTGAAAGAAAAAGATTAGTTCCTGATTTACAAGTTGAAATATTTGTTGATTTTCATAGAGCTCAAAGGGGTTTGATAGGAGATGATAATCAGGAAGGTAACAATGTTTTATACTCGAAATATGTTTCAAACGAATCTAGTCCATTAAACATTTATGGAGTTCCAGTAAAAATATATGAGGCTTTTGGTGTTTTGCACATGAAAGGATATATTTTTGATAATACTCTTTTATATACAGGAGCAAGCCTAAACAATGTTTATTTACATAAATTTGATAAATACAGACTTGACAGATACTTTATTATTGATTCTCGGCCTCTCACAGACTGTATGTGTAGTTATTTAAAAAAATACTTTCTATCCAATGATTCATTGGTCAAATTTTCCAATGCAAATAAAACAAACTCTAAATCTATTAAGGAAAAAATTAAAGTATTTGTAAAACATCTAAGGTCTTCTACTTATGATTCATTGAATTATTGTAAAGGAGGAAAAGGGGATATTTGTATTCAACCTATAATTGGATTTGGAAAAAAAGAAAATCATCTTAATAACATTATTCTTGAGCTAATAAGAAAAGCTGAAGTTTCATTAAAAATCTATACGCCGTATTTTAATATGCCTAGGACAATTTTGAAGGAATTGAAAAAAGCCATTCAAAGAGGTATAAAAATAACAATTATAGCTGGCGATAAAACAGCTAATGATTTTTATATAGATCCTGAAAAACCATTTAACAAGATTGGTGTTTTACCTTATTTATATGAAATGAATATGAAAAAATTTTTAGACAAGTATCATTCATACATCGAAAGCAATATGCTTTCAATTTTACTCTGGAAAGATGGTACAAACAGTTTTCATTTAAAAGGTGTTGAAACTGACGAAAAATATTATCTATTTACAGGACATAATCTCAACCCAAGGGCATGGAATTTGGATCTTGAAAATGGATTACTTGTAAGTGATTTGAATAAGACTATGAAGGAATCCTTAGAGAAAGAATTTAGTTTTATAACCCAAAACACAACTAAAATTATACACTCTAATGAGATGGAGTGCTTAGATGATTATCCTGAACAAGTAAGAAGGTATATAAAAAATATTCGAAGAATTAAACTAGACCTTCTGGTGAAAAAACTTCTATAA
- a CDS encoding FAD:protein FMN transferase — MLRLLVFFILFFLISCTDVEEKFKYKADFIEFSTKVNITLYDVPTSGKNDVENAISQVREIFAYYDTLMNPGKEYSVLYKFNRKEPGKFYKIPEGMRNIIDESMRINKISDGAFDVAINQLVELWKFDADSVPEIPDADQLAYLVERSGSDKIIVKNDSLKFLTEEADLGFGAIAKGMAVDSASQYLVSKGLNNFIIEAGGDLKISDGAIRTIGVQHPRERNQLIDTLKVKNSSIATSGDYEKYFISDGVRYCHIINPKIGMSSSDLISVTILSDKAYLSDSYATAVFVLGLDKGREFIVKNNLKGILCFLDEESNVVKEYVNYD, encoded by the coding sequence ATGTTGAGATTACTAGTTTTTTTTATTCTGTTTTTTTTGATTTCTTGTACTGATGTGGAAGAAAAGTTTAAGTATAAAGCTGATTTCATTGAGTTTAGCACAAAAGTTAATATTACTCTATATGACGTTCCCACCTCTGGTAAAAATGATGTGGAAAATGCAATATCACAAGTAAGGGAAATTTTTGCATATTATGACACATTGATGAACCCTGGAAAGGAGTATAGTGTGTTGTATAAATTTAACAGAAAAGAACCTGGAAAATTCTATAAAATACCAGAGGGGATGAGAAATATAATTGACGAATCTATGAGGATTAACAAAATTAGTGATGGGGCCTTTGATGTTGCAATCAACCAGTTGGTAGAATTATGGAAATTTGATGCAGATTCAGTTCCTGAAATTCCTGATGCTGACCAACTTGCATATCTTGTGGAAAGGTCAGGTAGTGATAAAATTATTGTCAAAAATGATAGTTTAAAATTTTTAACAGAGGAAGCTGACTTGGGGTTTGGTGCAATTGCAAAAGGAATGGCTGTGGATTCGGCTTCTCAATATCTAGTTTCTAAAGGGCTTAATAATTTTATTATTGAAGCTGGAGGTGATTTAAAAATTAGTGATGGAGCTATTCGAACAATCGGTGTTCAACATCCAAGAGAGAGAAATCAATTAATTGATACGCTAAAGGTTAAAAATAGTTCTATTGCTACTTCGGGAGATTACGAAAAGTATTTTATTTCTGATGGTGTTAGATATTGTCATATAATCAATCCAAAAATCGGTATGAGTAGTTCAGACTTAATCAGCGTTACAATTCTTAGCGATAAAGCATACCTTTCAGATTCCTATGCTACAGCCGTTTTTGTTCTTGGGTTAGACAAGGGAAGAGAGTTTATTGTAAAAAACAATCTAAAAGGCATTTTATGCTTTTTAGACGAAGAAAGTAATGTTGTAAAAGAATATGTTAATTATGACTAA